One window of Cydia pomonella isolate Wapato2018A chromosome 5, ilCydPomo1, whole genome shotgun sequence genomic DNA carries:
- the LOC133517801 gene encoding serotriflin-like, with product MALLWCFLLVLLNTLVLLHSIQSWGYRPRFPSHKIPDNALSPRRAIVRRKIVLYHNFFRTKVRPTASNMVLMSWHAEAARQAQEYAERCVFLKHNPIEEKIVTHLGACGQNLFAAAQKTPWFFAIKDWFLEYQNFTYGAPVKNLRAVGHYTQMVWATTHKLGCGVARCIGGPWGQFYNYVCHYCPGGNIDGIVQYPYHIGPPCGDCPEHCVSGLCTNMCMEKDHYSNCDELAGMNIPDLCTQGVCNATCACQGKIHKNYPFV from the exons ATGGCCCTACTTTGGTGTTTTCTTCTAGTCCTCCTCAACACATTGGTCCTATTGCATAGTATACAGTCATGGGGCTACAGAC CTCGCTTCCCATCTCACAAGATACCTGATAATGCACTTAGCCCCCGAAGAGCGATAGTGCGGCGAAAAATAGTACTGTACCACAATTTCTTTCGTACTAAAGTTCGCCCCACGGCTTCCAATATGGTATTAATG TCATGGCATGCAGAAGCGGCACGACAAGCGCAGGAGTACGCGGAACGCTGCGTTTTTCTGAAGCACAACCCTATTGAAGAGAAGATCGTGACGCATCTGGGCGCTTGTGGTCAGAACCTTTTCGCCGCAGCGCAGAAGACACCCTG gttttttgcAATCAAAGACTGGTTTCTGGAGTACCAGAACTTCACGTACGGTGCGCCTGTCAAAAACCTGCGTGCAGTAGGCCACTACACCCAGATGGTTTGGGCAACCACTCACAAACTCGGCTGCGGCGTCGCGCGCTGCATCGGAGGCCCGTGGGGACAGTTCTATAACTACGTGTGCCATTATTGTCCTGG TGGCAACATCGACGGTATAGTACAATACCCGTACCACATAGGTCCCCCCTGCGGAGACTGCCCCGAACACTGCGTATCGGGCCTGTGCACGAACATGTGCATGGAGAAAGACCACTACTCCAACTGCGATGAACTGGCGGGCATGAACATCCCAGACTTGTGTACGCAGGGCGTGTGCAATGCTACCTGTGCTTGTCAAGGAAAGATACATAAAAACTACCCGTTTGTCTAG